One stretch of Xiphophorus hellerii strain 12219 chromosome 21, Xiphophorus_hellerii-4.1, whole genome shotgun sequence DNA includes these proteins:
- the tm9sf1 gene encoding transmembrane 9 superfamily member 1 — translation MAVLCFLILGLFSGWAASYKKGDNVTLYVNKVGPYHNPQETYHYYTLPVCRPDKVHHKSLSLGEVLDGDRMAESLYVIPFQENVDKKTLCKLTLSEKQVDELREAIEELYYFEFVLDDIPIWGFVGYIEESGFLPHSHKVGLWTHLDFNIEYNGDSVIFANVSVKDVKPFPLEEGAGAAVAGVGVGGGSMTVTHTYSVHWYKSSLPSARRAERLRDYSFFPKTLEIHWLSIINSLVLVVLLLGFVIIILMRVLKNDFARYNVEEEGGCDDLDQGDNGWKIIHTDVFRFPPFKSLLCAVLGVGAQFLTLATAIIVMALLGMFNIHRHGAINSAAIVLYALTSCVSGYVSCSFYTQINGQRWVWNIILTSSLFSAPLFFTWSVVNSVHWWSGSTQALPATTVLLLLAAWVLVGFPLSVIGGIVGKNRAGSFQAPCRTRNIPRQIPPQPWYKHTIVHMAIGGFLPFSAISVELYYIFATVWGREHYTLYGILLCVFAILLSVGACISVALTYFLLSGEDYRWWWRSVLSTGSTGLFIFVYSVFYYRNRSSMSGLVQSSEFFGYSLLTALVFTLMLGSVSFWASLAFIRYIYRSLKMD, via the exons ATGGCAGTGCTCTGCTTCTTGATCCTGGGCTTGTTCTCAGGCTGGGCAGCGAGCTACAAGAAGGGAGACAATGTGACTCTTTATGTCAACAAAGTGGGCCCTTACCATAATCCTCAGGAGACGTATCACTACTACACTCTGCCTGTTTGCAGACCAGATAAG GTGCACCACAAGTCCCTGAGTTTGGGCGAAGTGCTGGACGGTGACAGAATGGCTGAGTCTTTATATGTCATCCCCTTCCAAGAAAACGTGGACAAAAAAACTCTCTGCAAGCTCACGCTGTCGGAAAAACAG GTGGACGAGCTTCGTGAAGCTATCGAGGAGCTGTATTACTTTGAATTTGTCCTGGATGATATTCCAATCTGGGGCTTTGTGGGATACATCGAAGAGAGCGGCTTCCTGCCTCACAGCCACAAG GTGGGCTTGTGGACTCACCTAGACTTCAACATCGAGTACAACGGCGACTCCGTGATCTTTGCCAATGTCTCAGTGAAGGACGTCAAGCCCTTTCCCCTGGAGGAGGGGGCGGGAGCAGCAGTGGCCGGGGTCGGCGTGGGCGGAGGCAGCATGACGGTCACGCACACCTACAGCGTCCACTGGTACAAGTCCAGCCTGCCTTCCGCCCGGAGAGCCGAGCGCCTTAGAGATTACTCGTTCTTCCCGAAAACACTGGAGATCCACTGGTTGTCCATCATCAACTCGCTGGTGCtggtggtgctgctgctggGCTTCGTCATTATCATCCTGATGCGGGTCCTTAAAAATGACTTTGCCAG GTACAATGTGGAAGAGGAGGGCGGCTGCGACGATTTGGATCAAGGAGACAACGGCTGGAAAATCATACACACTGATGTTTTCAGATTCCCGCCGTTTAAAAGCCTTTTGTGCGCCGTTCTCGGAGTTGGAGCTCAGTTCTTAACTCTCGCCACAG CCATTATCGTCATGGCATTGCTGGGAATGTTCAACATACACCGGCACGGGGCCATCAACTCGGCCGCCATCGTGCTGTACGCGCTCACCAGCTGCGTGTCCGGCTACGTCTCTTGCAGTTTCTACACGCAGATCAACGGGCAGCGCTGGGTGTGGAACATCATCCTCACATCATCTCTTTTCTCAG CGCCGCTCTTCTTCACTTGGAGCGTAGTGAACTCGGTCCACTGGTGGAGCGGCTCCACGCAGGCTCTGCCGGCCACCACCGTGCTCCTGCTGCTGGCCGCCTGGGTGCTGGTGGGCTTCCCCCTGAGCGTCATCGGCGGCATCGTGGGGAAGAACCGAGCCGGCAGCTTCCAGGCACCGTGCCGCACCCGCAACATCCCCCGGCAGATCCCGCCGCAGCCCTGGTACAAACACACCATCGTGCACATGGCCATTGGTGGCTTCCTGCCTTTCAG TGCCATCTCAGTAGAACTCTACTACATCTTCGCCACCGTTTGGGGCAGAGAACACTACACCCTGTACGGCATCCTGCTCTGCGTCTTCGCCATCTTGCTCTCGGTGGGCGCCTGCATCTCCGTCGCCCTGACCTACTTCCTCCTGTCGGGCGAGGACTACAGGTGGTGGTGGCGGAGCGTGCTGAGCACCGGATCCACGGGCCTCTTCATCTTCGTCTACTCCGTCTTCTACTACCGCAACCGCTCCTCCATGAGCGGCCTGGTGCAAAGCTCCGAGTTCTTCGGATACTCGCTTCTGACGGCGCTGGTGTTCACGCTGATGCTGGGCAGCGTGTCGTTCTGGGCCTCTCTGGCGTTCATTCGCTACATCTACCGCAGCCTGAAGATGGATTAA